Within the Epinephelus lanceolatus isolate andai-2023 chromosome 22, ASM4190304v1, whole genome shotgun sequence genome, the region GTACCCGCACACATCTCAGTTTCTCTATGCCCAagaaactatttactgacagcctctcaccctcaaccagagctacagcaagtaccctctgccacaacattttaggaactagacaCTAATTATTGTGAAATAATTAACATAATtaaacagtagattgattacacgggAAGGTTCACGTAAGGAGTTGATGGTGTGGTTGCCTGACgacaataaaaaggtgcagcaagcaTATTTTTTTTCGGCATGCCTCATGTTTTgcaacctgaaaacactttctATATGATCAGGGCCTGAGGCTGAacttgagctaaatgctaacattagcttgcttACATGCTTTTACTTTTCTCCtcattgtgttttaaatgttgctCCAGTGAATGTCTTTGCAACGTGTCTCACAAATAAGCTTCTCTTGCTCTGTTTTAATCTCTTGCGTATAATCCTCCAGCAGGTTGCGACCACAACCAAAAAGCCAGCTGTCCCATCATCACCAAGGAAACCAGAATCCAAAAACACGAGAACACCCATCAGGCCAAAGCCAGCTCCAGCACGACCAGTCACTGTCAGCCGCTCCAACGCTGTTGCCAGCCTCCTCCACTACCTCCTGAACATTAACAGAGCACACGCAGCTCATTCGCCCCCACGGTATATATATAACAATATATTCTCCAAGCCAATGGGATGGCCGCCTCAAAGAGGTTATGCTATGACATCAGATAGCGACGAGTCAGCTGCAACGCCTCTGAAAAGACTAAGGTGGACGGACAAGAACAGATGGAAAATAGGTTCATCTTCTTCAGAGGACTCCAGTGACGAGTCTTAAAATGACATCATGATATTTTCATCTTATtggtattttcatatttttggtttttaatgaaaataactggAAGTGAAAGAGATTACAGTTTTGTACCAGTTCCTCGTTGGTTTACTACTGGCTAAAAGTTGTAGCTATCTGCATTGTTGTTGTaatatcagtaaatattttgTATGTTGTTGCTATCAGAGTTCAAGGAAAATGTACATGTATGTACAGTTTGTTAGTTTACAGCCTTTAGCTTAGCTGCTGCTATAAACCCACACAAgcgattttcattttttaaaagctttattCTTAAAATGTCCACGTAAAACTGTTTAATAACCacttaaaaaatattcacataTGAATATCCTGTTTGCAGCTTTGAAAAGGTGTAGCtaactaaacaaaacaaacctggaatctgaaacatttgtctCTTTTTCATTAAAGATGCTCAAAACTTATAATTCTATTCCTGCATTTCATCATTATTTGGCTTACCTCTTGATAAATAACCAGCCTAATTATGTCCATGTTGACATCACATTAAACTAGAGAGGTGCATGTCTGACAGGGGCGTCCGTTATGGTGattgtgtctcagtgctgttGTGTCCGTGCTGCTGTGGTTCTGATGGAAGAACTTGCTGTTTGTCTTTCCTCTGATCCTTCGAAATTCCTTTGTTGTGTTTGCCTGAGAAAATATCGGAGTTATCACTTCATTTACCTTCAGTTTGATCAGCCTATCTTCAAACAACAGTGTGTATTATATCCTACATattagcaccccacaaatgacattacTTCCTTAACTtatgtaattaatgtaaagttatgttggGTTTAGCAAAAGGAACATGGTGAGCACggaccttaaaatgactcagagttcacatggttctgaacaccagtctcctggggaaagtcatgtgtttttttgaccAATCCACCCCCCCAACGTGCCTCCAATCTGGGCagctcaggactgcttccttgtttagtCCTGTCAGCGCACTGATTAAGTCATTGCAGGTTACGTGGGTTatgcatgaattactggctcaacATTGCACTGTATATGCACAACTTTTGGTGtattacttttcgtaggaaacATACGAATGGTGCATGACAACAGCCTGGTTCGACTGTTTGGTTCTaagtatgaataaataaattggtGAAAGTatgaatatttatttgtttgtagcAACTAGCCACAAAAATACATCATTTTACATGTTGACCACAAAATCTGTTATCAAAATTAACTTGCAATGGATGTTTTATGTCTGTGTCTTATCTATCTATAACTCAGAAGCCACTGAAAGGACTTATGGCAAATGTAAGAAAACTATGCTTGTCATTGTTTCGGAGGCAAAGTCCTgaaatgcttttcttttttgcgtACAAAAATGAATGTCCTGAAGGGAGCGCTACAACATTTctgaatttgtttttctctgtgcaATGAAGTTTCAGCCAGCACTTCCCATTTTCTAAAACCCAGACCTTAAGCCTGTGTTCACCTGGCATTAACGTGCGTTTCAGTTGTccgaacacaagtggacagccgTTCATGTCCATCATGCATCTCCAACTGAATACAGATTTCGTGACTGCCCAAGTCACTTACACTAGATGGTCAAAGGGCCTCGGACACAGTTATGATGTAGACGATCTCGCTAGCTGCTTCCTAGCATGCTCGCCAGTCCCCTTAGCAGTTGGCAGAATTCAACAGGTCTCCTGGCACAGGGCAAAATGATGGACGATCACGCAAAATTTCGTATGTCGTTGTAAAATGGGCAAGTTATAGAGCATTAGCATGCTGTCATCAAAACAATCACCACGTTCTGCATTAATTATGTAGCTGATGTCAAGGACACATCTGAATACATTAGCGTTAACACTACAACAGATATGTGGTGTTTCAGACCGCCTCACCAACCAGTAATCGGATCACCTTACGACTACATTTGTATTTagcgctgtccacttgtgatggGATCACCTCAGGGTGCTTTAatacctgccctgtttggttctattgaactcaagttcgtttgccccctaagtgcggttcgttcgggcaggtgtgaacacaacaattGCACTTagatgtgcaccaaaacaaccagacctataccttcttgaagagatggcccatgttaataccaggtgtaaacaagCTCTATGAACATTTCATTACTCATTTTTGAAATTTCTAAACCATTGTTCAGATAAAGGGGGTGGGTACAGTTAAAGTTAACATAAAGAGACTACCTATTAATTGGCCTTGACAGAGCCTGATACTTTAAAAGATGTTCTCTTTTGTTTTGCTAATATGTGGGTGCTATACTAAGGCCTGTTTGTATACCTTCTCTTCCTCTGAGCTCTGGCAGCACTGAGCTTCTCAGATCTGGGAAATGGATGTCTGACTTCTTTTTGGTTGCTGTAATGCCACTGCTGTTGCCAAGGTTACAGCGATCAGACAGACTCTTCTCTGACACCTGAAGGGGGAGAAAGTAATAACTTTGGAGGCACACTATAGCGGCCATGTCAACATACCAAAGTTCCTAGGCCACTTCGTCTTGAAGGTATCTCAGTTTTGACTCGTTTTCCTGCTCCTTTTGTGAAGATCCACAGTACTCACACGAGGCAGGGAAAAAGTTGAAAACGAAAACCCCCTAACAAACATTCCCGGTGTAATCAGGCCTTTACAAAAGCAAAATTCAAATCAATGGGGTAAAGActtcatcaaacaataaaaactaagattaaCCAAAAACACAGCAGTTAAAGACTGTAACCCCATTGCTTCTTCCACGCTTCACACTTGCTTGAGTACACCTGCCTTTAAATAAAGGTTCCTGAGGTGCCAGGTcaggtggtgcattaaaatgactcaaaaaaaaggaaactagGACTTGCTAAAAATGGTTCTAACAATAACCTTAGCATAATCTACTACTATACACTACtcaaaatatacagaaactgTTGTGTAAACTTTAAATATCATCAGATGTGATACGTCATATCAAGACAGGCATTTTTACCAAATATAAATATGTTCTTAAGTGGCTTTTACATGCACATTCACATTCATTGTGATTCTGTTGTATAAcaagttaaacacacacacacacacacacacacacacagagtttaccTGTGCAGCGAGGGATCCGGTAATGTGGCCAGACAGTCGACTGTAAATGCCACCATGATGCCTGGACTTGTCTGAACACCTGTGATAAACACAAAGTTACACATTCTAGCATATATTTACAACAAAATATTTGATTAACAATGAACCTTACGGATGAAACAAATTTAGGCGCAGTTCAGGAATATTTTCACATGCATGGTTTGGTTCTAAAATATAGAAACTTACCAAATAATTAATGTATGTCAATGAACAATTACAACGCACAGCAGTAGAGACATAGACAGTTTTACAAATAAAACCAGCTAGCTTTAGCTAACTTTTTTGGCTAGGTGTTAGatcattaatcatgaaaaatgtaaacaaacaaatagaaGAACTTTTAACACTGGCCAATTTGTCAAGTTGTGCTTTTGTTCTTTTAGAATTTAACTTGGTTCCTCTAAATTAACGCCACATTGCAGATTTGTTGAGTGATTCAAAAGGGTTTGGTGTTGTGGTCATTAACAGCAGTAACCCTGATGCAAATTTGGGTTTCCTAGGACAGTGACAGCATGACCTGCCATACTCAGACTCTGACTGGCTTACGCTGATATTCTTTCCCGAACCTTAACCAATCTCAGTCCTCTCCAATAAAGGCAGCAAGTACAAGCCAATCAGAAAAGTGTGAAGTAGGGCGTGTCATGCCCTCACTACCCTTAGAAGTTCATATTTGCTTCCATTTGATAATTTATAGCTTGGTTCCAGACTAAGCTATAAATTACCATATGGAAGGTTCCAGACCTCTAAATTAACGGCACATTGGAGATTTGTTGAGTGATTCAAAAAGGTTTGGTTTTGTGGTCATTGACAGCAGTTTCCCTGATGCTAATTTGGGTAAAGTAGGGCGTGTCATGCCTTTGCTACCCTTGGAAATGCATATTTGCTTCCATTTGATAATCTATAACTTGGTTCCAGACCTCTAAATTAATGCCACATCATGGATTTGTTCAGTGATTCAAATAGGTTGGGTGTTGTGGTCATTGAAACTGGAAGACAATCGTCCAGTTGAGAGCTTTGTGGGTGGAAAATTTGTCTATgtagttagctagctacttcTATGCAAAATAGCAACAAGAAATAGCCACAAAATGGTGACAAGTATTTAAATGACATTGTGACAATGACATGACATTGTCACCCCTGGTAAATTCTACCTCAAACTCAGAGTCAACTGAAAATGACAATCTTGCAAAAACTGTGCTTAAAAGGCTTGAAACGTTTGTGCAGTTCTTTATGGTACTGAAAAGTGAAAAGTGGAGTACCTATGGCTGTGGGTCCCAGGATGGACACCTGCCCCCGGGGAAAGGTGATTTCCGGCGGCTGGTTCGACAACAGAGAAGGGGGGGATAAAGGGTGttgaggatggagggaggagtaGAGGAGtggaagagggaggaggaggaggaggcggtggAGAGGAATGGGGTACACTGGGGGAAAACTCATGAACATCTGCAGTGTCCATGTTGTGAAAGATGGAGCTTCTTGATGAAACTTTGTGGTCTGGAGTCGTTGCAGAGGTGAATGAAGTTGAATCTGTGATAGTGGATATAATTGCTGTGCCGTCCCTTTCTGGgttgtctcttttctttcttgccTCTACAGGAAAAGTAGTTTTCTGAGTCTTTAGGGTCATTGTTGCAGTAGACTTGGTGTGGTTGCTAAAAGATCCAAGCTTTGTTTTTGGTTCGCCTGTCAaagatttaaaatgaggagGTTTCACAGATTTTGTGTTCGGTTCAGCTTCACTGCTGTTGTTCTTTTGCTCAATATTTGAGATTCCAGAAACCTTTGAGGTTTGATTTACTAAAGACTTGGTTGTTGGACTAATGGATAAAGAATGCTCTGAGTCCTCTTTGTTCTCTTTATCCGAGACGGTCAATGTGTTCGGAATAATGGCCTCTAGTGACATAGTAGTTTTAAGTATATTACTTGGCATGGATGTTGAAGTTGTTCTGGATTCTGTTATGATCTTGGATTTCGAAGTGCTCTGCAGATGGACACTAGAGGGCTCTGAAGATCCAGGATTCTCTTTGTAATCTCCACCTGAAGCATTGGATATCTCAAAGTGGTTTGCAGCTGGGCTCATCCTCAAGCACCCATGATCCTCATTGATACCCTGCTGATTTTTGGTTGTAATAGATACTTCTGTAAGTTCCCCGTCTATTGGAGCACCCCTTGAAGATTTGTTAGGTACACAGGTGTCATTTGTGGGTTTAGGATCTGATGATGAGTATGTTTTAGGCACCTTTGAAGTTGAGGTTTCTTGAGGTAGTGTTGCAGTGCTGTGGGCAGGACTGGCCTCCATAAAGACTGTGGAGGACTGCCTTGAATGATCTGAGGTTAGAGTCTTTGAGGGACTGGTGGACAAAGATGtgttgtttttggtcattttggggACCGAGTTTGAGGTATTCTTGGATGGCTTAGGATTTGAGGCTAAGACTTTTGGACACTCAGAGGTTCTTGTTTGCTCTCTGTCCGGCGCTGAGCAATTGGTGTGATGCTCCAGAGTTGTAGTTGTCTTGCATGGCTTGGTGTCAGAGGGGATAGTTGGGGGATAGATGTGGTCATTGCTTGACTGTTGTGATGATTGAAGTGTCATGCTTGTCTCAACTTGGTCACTGTTTGATATTTTAGAAGTTACAACTGTTGAAGCACCTTCAGGGCATTCTGTAGTGGAATTTTTACTAACTTTCTGTGTTAAGTGTGGGTCTGTATGATCAATGGTTGACTTCAAAGAGGCTTTCTGTGATGTACTCCAATATGAATGGTCAATGGTTGAGTTCTTAGACAAGTTGGGTACTTTTGTGTTTGAATTGTTCAAGCTCTTCCCAAAGCCTTgacttggctctgattggtagGTCACACCTGACACAATGTTGTTGGGGTAACTAGAATGCAAGCAACCAGAATCTCTGCCTTTTGTATCCATAGTTTTCAAATGATCTTCCATGTTCTCTGGAGAAGCGACTTTCCCATATTTAGGTTTAGCTACCACTGTGTTGTTATCCCTCAGATCAGGCTTTTCTGCCCCAAATAAATCAGAATTAAGGGTCTTGATTGATTTAGAAATCTCAGGTTCTTTTCTCAGATCCACACCAGTGGCCTTTCCTGCTTTACCTTTAATGGCCACAGTCGTTTTTGCTGCATTATCAATAATCTTGGCGCCTAACGTTTTAGATTGTTTGGTGGAAATCAATGGTTCTGAAGTGTTCCGAATACTTTTAGAAAGCTTCGAAGGTtgctttccttttgttttcatcatcttctcttcttccttcctctccttttcCTTGTTAACTTTCTCACCGGCAGTCTTGTCTTTGCTTCTCCAGTTCTTGTCATCCCCTTCGCTCCTTTCTCGTCTTGGGGTTTTGGTTATTTTGGGAAGGGTTGAATTTTCTCTGTGGTCTTTTTGGATCTTGGCATTCAGCTCATCCAAAAATCTGTATAGAAACAGGCAAAAATGGTGGCTACTCAACAATCAAAATGCTGGTGGTTTGATGTGGTATGACTACTGCTCTGGCTAACACAGTTCAAAGCTTATTCTAATGACAGAACTGAAGCTATGACAAAACTCGACAAGATCTTGTGTACAATAAGCTCTGGTGGATGCATCTGTTGGAACTTTGTAAAAATCACACACAACTACTTGTTAacttcaaacacacagacatacctTATATGGAAAGAGTCTTGTGTGAACAGAGGATGTTCTAGCAGTTCTGAACACTCAGCTCGTCTTTCTGGATCCATCTGGAGACAGTTctgaaataaacaacacaaagataTGACTGGATTTTATATGTCTAACTTAGAATCTGACAGTGAATTGAAATACCAATACCAAATTCATAGCTGGCATATTTTGAGAACCAAAGATGCTGAGTTTTGGTGCCAATATGAAAGATGGTCAATAGATGATTTCCTATTGTGTCAACTACTGTACCTTGATTACTACTGCTGTTTGTATGATGTGACCTCAGCTTTTCAGATGGACTGACAAAACAAAGTCAAAATATGCTGGGTAACTAGCTATCAAATGTCGCATGTCATCTCGCCCTCCTACACCTAACAAGATGGCAAACTAAGGGCTTTGGAAAATCTCCATCAGAAACTTTAAGTTGAAGTCACAGACTTGTCATTTGATCTGATCTAGCTCTTGTTGCTATGGAGCTGAAGGCACTTATAGTAAGAACCTTTGGTCAAAAGCTGAAGTCAAATTGAtataatgtatatttttatttgatcacGTAAAGTTATCTTAAATATTTGTATTGTGGTATTCCAGTCCGTAAAGTAACTAAACTGCACCTGAGCCAGGTCCAGAGCACTGGGTGTGATTGTAGGGAAGCGCTGCTCCAGTGGGACTTTTCCAGAACATTCAGGCAGTCTGACTCCAGAGAAGACGGGGTTCCTGTAGAACATCTCCTGGTGATGAGCTGTCAGGTTACCTAGGAGAATCCAAAACAACTGAGTTAACAGAGTTAAAGAAGATATTTTGCACATTTGTTTCTAAGGCTGTTTTCAGACCTTGAGtcgtcttgctttggtccagtTGTATAACTGcgtaattgcctagagttggttcatgttctcacagcagcatttacaagaggacctgATCAAATGGCTtgcgcgagaaagctgctcttgattggtcagaatttccatgtgggaaaaatccaggaagtaaagcaaacattgaagaagagtacacttgcaagataaatgtgacactttctaatgtcacaatggaggaacaactacgcaggttgattttagcgctgctcatcgtggactatattgctgtcattgttcattttagtcaaaccatacagtttgaaaacgaggcgcggctccgactagaaaacaatgttttgatgcattggatgtgctgaatgtgcatattaaggcagtacaggaggaggtgcattaataatcctccaggactgtaacatgctcatgtttaacccaaacaatgtgtcatgtgactgcagttgcttcacatccaggtcggaacaccttctcacacAAATGAACCGCATCAGAGTTTGTTtataaccggactgagaccacctcttcaagaaggtcttggtctggttgttttggtgcacacctgaatgtgattgctgtgttcacacctgctcaaacaaaccgcacttagggggcaaacaaacttgaattCAATTGaatcaaaccaaacagggcaggcgTGAAAGCCCCctaatacacatacagtacttaCCAAAGCACCTGACAATGTGGTAGATTTGGTCGAGGTCGGAGTCTCCAGGAAAGAGAGGCTGACCTGTTAACATCTCTAATAACAGACAACCAACAGCCCACACATCTACCGGTCTACAcaccacagacacatacacacagtcgtTAGCATCTTTATCAACAGACAATAAACACTAACACATCCTCGGGTGTACATGTCAACACCTACTTTCCGTACTTGGTGTCTCCCACCAGCAGTTCAGGTGCTCTGTACCAGCGAGTGGCCACATAGTCAGTGTAGACGCCCCCCTCAGCTGGCGATGTCATGGTCCTGGCAAAGCCGAAGTCGCACATCTTAACCACACCCCCCTGAGAGATGAGAATGTTCTCTGGTTTGATGTCCCGGTGGATGATCTAAGAAGAAAAAGGGATGATAACAACACAGGAAAATGTTTAATCCTTCCTCCGTCAGCCATACTGGAGAAGATGTGGTTAATTTCTCTGAGCTTGTCCTCACATTTTGCTGGTGGCAGAAAGCAGCAGCCCTCAGGATCTGGTACAGGTACTGCCGGCTGGTGTTCAGGTCCAGTCCACTGGGGTTTTGCTCCAGGTCATCCAGAAGGGTTCGCTCCACAAACTCGAAAACCAGATACCAACGGCGGCGACGCTTCCAGACTTCAAGAAGGTTCACCAGGTTGTCGTGATGCAGTTGCTTTATGGTGAGAAAGATGAGAGCGGAGAGGCAAATGTTTTATCACAGCATCTTTTACTTGGTACCAATTGGCCTAAACCTGGTGATGAAGCCTGATGGAGCTTTTCTCTTTGTGCCAAATAAAGGTTTGAAGTTCATGACTTCTTTAATTGTTTTAGTTTCATAAGTGTGCGATAAAAAgtctgagggaatttctttaaatttagcAAAACAATGCTTACAATCAAAAATGTACTTATTcaactttggtggtcaaaggtcatagtcactgtgaccttgtctgtctcattttcatgaatgtgatatctcaccTTGACggaatttttttcaaatttgacacaaacatctaggttaggttaggttaggttaggtagGTTAATCTACTTtaagtcaaggatgaactgattagattttggtggtcacacATTAAACGCCAAAATCACTATGTCCTTGAGTCCATCTCGTTCTTGTGAACgtaggccttgagggaatttctttatatttggtacaaatgtccacttggactcaagaatgaattgattagaatttagtggttgatggttaaaggtcaaggccaTTGTGACCTTGCTTCAGTCAcgttcttgtgaacgtgatatctgaAGAAGGCCTTGACTGAATTTCCTCgtatttgacacaaatgtccaataaGACTCATCGATGAACTGACTAGgctttgatggtcaaaggtcgaGGTGACTGTTCCATTGTGTGTCTCATTTTCATGAAagagatatctcaagaacaacttGAGGAAACCAACAGGTTTGTGAAGGTATACAACTGCGAGGTGATAATTCTGGTTCTGTTGACTCTTACATTAAAGACTGAGactatacatttaaaaatcctGGCAACACGTCTCGTCTTCCAGTCCTTCCTCTCATGTCAAGAATATGACTCTGAGTTGTTCTGGGTTTGTCTCGTGATTGACAGGCTGCCTTTGTGTTTTGCTTCACTCAGGTTTCAGGCTCATACAGACCACCCGATGCTCagtgactgattgattgattgacagataCCTTCAGCAGCTTGATCTCCCTCAGGGCGATCTTCTTCACCGTCTTGTCATCGTCTGAGTCCACGAACTTCTTGATGGCGACGAGGCGTCCGGAGTCTCGGTGACGGCACTTCAGCACAGTGCCGTAACTGCCCTCCCCGACCAGACCCAGAGACTCATAACGCTCCATTAAACACTGGAGGGACAACAACACATCACTACTATCACTCAAAATACAGTACATAAGTATCTACTGTGAATGTTATAGGGATTTTGATCTGACCGTcacccaaacaaacacagccTCCAGGAGGTTAACTGAAtttagaaagagacagaaacatgtaGAAATTTcaagacagttaaaaaaaagaaaagtgaaagtaataaaaagaaGCTCTTACTTAAGTTAAAAACATTTGATGGTTCCAGCTTATCAAATGTGACGATTTGCAGCTTTTCCTttgaataatgttaataattatAACGCATTAGTGATAACGATGAGGCTTGGAcaagggctgggtgatatggacaaaaattcatatcagtATTTACAAGCTGACTGGCCATACACGATATACATCTGAAGTGCTGTAGAGtttagttgatttaaaacacacatttaacacacattaaacatagcTTCATAGAGACggtttcaaacacaagaacacaaatcagcttcactataactcaaagcattcacagacaaacacttgtcttcatctggacacattttccccacaaatacaacatgctaatgtttttagcacaagcctatggcattttacattgtataaattagcctagcagctagcaaacttttcctcttctcatataaagccagggacaacagcaacatttaacaaaggtaactgTTGCAAAATTCgactccattacagctcacaaggttcactgacaaacaactgtcttatactaaacacgttttccaaacaaatacaacatgctaacgttattagcacgtgtgtatggcattttacattgtataaattagcctagagaCGAgaggagatttcctctactcatatgaagccaggataaatcacacacaagactaatatattatattgatatattatattaatactttaactacattttactgtttacactgacatacactcaccggccactttattaggtacaccttgctagtaccaggttggactccatttttaattcttggtgtcacagattcaacaaggagctggaaacattcctcagagactttggtccatattgacatgatgacatcacacagttgctgcagatttgtcggctccacatccatgatgagaatctcccgttccagcacatcccaaaggtgctctattggactgagatctggtgactgtggaggccattggagtacagtgaactcattgtcctgtttgagatgatgtgagttttgtgacatggtgcgttatcctgctggaagtagccatcagaagatgggtacactgtggtcataaagggatggacacgctcagcaacaatactcaggtaggctgtggtgtttaaaccatgctcagttggtactaagaaaatctcccccacaccattacaccaccagcagcagcctgaagcgttgatacaaggcaggatggatccatgctttcatgtgaatgtggtttttccaatcttctattgtccagttttggtgagaaaacccgtgtgaattgtagcctcagtttcctgttgttagctgacaggagtggcacctggtgtggtcttctgctgctgtagcccatctgcttcaaggttggacaaggtgttgttgcttcagagatggtcttctgcacaccttggttggaaccagtggttattCGACTTcttgttgcctttctatcatcttggaccagtctggccattctcctctgacctctggcatcaacaaggcattttggctcactggatattttctctttttgggaccatcctctgtaaaccctagagatggttgtgctgaaaatcccagtaaatactcagagcagcccgtctggcaccaacaaccatgccacgttcaaagtcacttaaatcacctttcttcatccttctgatgctcagtttgaacttcagcagctcatcTTCACCATGTCTGCATGACTAAATgcactgagctgctgccacatgattggctgattgtgttaaggagcagttgaacaggtgtacctaataaagtggccggtgagtgtatctTTACAGTGTGGTCGCCCACTAGTATTTTAACAGAGCTGACTCCTTCCAACACCGATAAACTTCCGTTAATAAagtaacaccacacacacacacacacacacacacacacactgaccttaCAGCTGAGCTCCTTTAACGGTTCGATCGCCGCGCTGAACTTCCGTTATCAGCGTAAACACTGGAGTAACGgtttgtttgcgtgtgtgttttgtccCACGGTCACCGGAGAAGTCAACTCGACCCCTGCGCGCGTGTGTGTAAGCCAAcacgttgccatggtgacaccTCCTGCCGCGGAGGCATTTTGTTTGAAACACCGTGTGACGTAATGCACATGTTGTACAGTCTGTCCAGTGAATCCTGTTATTATTTCCACATGTGGACgttgattcatttattttctcagtgCAGAGCTGCTCTGGTCTGATGAACAAAACAAGTGACACGTTTGTAGAAtatttttaattgaattttttaatttggtttttgttttctaaTCTCCATTCTCACTTTATTATTTGTTCAACTTCAGCTCTTCGTTTTATACCTGGcatttttttgcacattg harbors:
- the LOC144459644 gene encoding uncharacterized protein LOC144459644 isoform X1 translates to MMSCRPTALPFLFLLFLRVQNVDLTQEFEPPEVDGSAVDICSIFFVTTPAPFTTTTTPTTTTTKKTTTTTPATTTTTTTTTTTTKPTTTTSTTKKQVATTTKKPAVPSSPRKPESKNTRTPIRPKPAPARPVTVSRSNAVASLLHYLLNINRAHAAHSPPRYIYNNIFSKPMGWPPQRGYAMTSDSDESAATPLKRLRWTDKNRWKIGSSSSEDSSDES
- the LOC144459644 gene encoding uncharacterized protein LOC144459644 isoform X2 — encoded protein: MMSCRPTALPFLFLLFLRVQNVDLTQEFEPPEVDGSAVDICSIFFVTTPAPFTTTTTPTTTTTKKTTTTTPATTTTTTTTTTTTKPTTTTSTTKKVATTTKKPAVPSSPRKPESKNTRTPIRPKPAPARPVTVSRSNAVASLLHYLLNINRAHAAHSPPRYIYNNIFSKPMGWPPQRGYAMTSDSDESAATPLKRLRWTDKNRWKIGSSSSEDSSDES
- the LOC117245817 gene encoding uncharacterized protein LOC117245817, whose product is MYCILSDSSDVLLSLQCLMERYESLGLVGEGSYGTVLKCRHRDSGRLVAIKKFVDSDDDKTVKKIALREIKLLKQLHHDNLVNLLEVWKRRRRWYLVFEFVERTLLDDLEQNPSGLDLNTSRQYLYQILRAAAFCHQQNIIHRDIKPENILISQGGVVKMCDFGFARTMTSPAEGGVYTDYVATRWYRAPELLVGDTKYGKPVDVWAVGCLLLEMLTGQPLFPGDSDLDQIYHIVRCFGNLTAHHQEMFYRNPVFSGVRLPECSGKVPLEQRFPTITPSALDLAQNCLQMDPERRAECSELLEHPLFTQDSFHIRFLDELNAKIQKDHRENSTLPKITKTPRRERSEGDDKNWRSKDKTAGEKVNKEKERKEEEKMMKTKGKQPSKLSKSIRNTSEPLISTKQSKTLGAKIIDNAAKTTVAIKGKAGKATGVDLRKEPEISKSIKTLNSDLFGAEKPDLRDNNTVVAKPKYGKVASPENMEDHLKTMDTKGRDSGCLHSSYPNNIVSGVTYQSEPSQGFGKSLNNSNTKVPNLSKNSTIDHSYWSTSQKASLKSTIDHTDPHLTQKVSKNSTTECPEGASTVVTSKISNSDQVETSMTLQSSQQSSNDHIYPPTIPSDTKPCKTTTTLEHHTNCSAPDREQTRTSECPKVLASNPKPSKNTSNSVPKMTKNNTSLSTSPSKTLTSDHSRQSSTVFMEASPAHSTATLPQETSTSKVPKTYSSSDPKPTNDTCVPNKSSRGAPIDGELTEVSITTKNQQGINEDHGCLRMSPAANHFEISNASGGDYKENPGSSEPSSVHLQSTSKSKIITESRTTSTSMPSNILKTTMSLEAIIPNTLTVSDKENKEDSEHSLSISPTTKSLVNQTSKVSGISNIEQKNNSSEAEPNTKSVKPPHFKSLTGEPKTKLGSFSNHTKSTATMTLKTQKTTFPVEARKKRDNPERDGTAIISTITDSTSFTSATTPDHKVSSRSSIFHNMDTADVHEFSPSVPHSSPPPPPPPPSSTPLLLPPSSTPFIPPFSVVEPAAGNHLSPGAGVHPGTHSHRCSDKSRHHGGIYSRLSGHITGSLAAQVSEKSLSDRCNLGNSSGITATKKKSDIHFPDLRSSVLPELRGREGKHNKGISKDQRKDKQQVLPSEPQQHGHNSTETQSP